A single window of Nicotiana tomentosiformis chromosome 1, ASM39032v3, whole genome shotgun sequence DNA harbors:
- the LOC104116867 gene encoding uncharacterized protein: MISTAKATRIADEMVDEERRFNPNRNMIEDEFKNAAPRPGRSLGDYARPEVIQNIQNDCIFIGKPNEDPNNYLMDFDEFMKTFRYNGASHNAIYLRVFPFSLKDDAKQWLRSLSTGSIRTWEEMTTKFLEKYFSAAKTGRMRKEIHNFSQGDGETVFEDFWDGLNPSSRRLLNSTVAGPLMKKTPEEIVTLLNELSEDAEQWSTDQGDRKRSAGVHQGHLTHQCQATAEEVNAVGNINRGSYQGGGNFNSMGQRHPGFSWSSSTGSLNSWQQQNLRAPVQGPPGFQTQQWQPYQPPQPNNSSLEDLIKIFINRSDEKLETQGTAIREQVTTIRNLESQIGQLDTLLSERAPRTLLVDTEKNSKEAIKVASLRSVKTLAEPKAKPRDEKEINSNKIDEEQKIGESLPKENVSSKGVDKHKVNNAVEESKHMPLLPFPQKMKREKLDKCFGKFLEMLK; this comes from the exons ATGATTAGCACAGCTAAAGCAACCAGAATTGCGGATGAAATGGTCGACGAGGAGAGAAGGTTCAATCCCAATCGAAACATGATTGAAGATGAATTTAAAAATGCAGCTCCTAGACCTGGGAGGTCGTTAGGAGATTATGCCAGACCG gaAGTCATCCAGAATATTCAGAATGATTGCATATTCATAGGAAAGCCCAATGAAGATCCCAACAACTATCTTATGGACTTCGACGAATTTATGAAAACATTCCGTTACAATGGAGCATCACATAATGCCATCTATCTAAGAGTATTCCCGTTCTctcttaaagatgatgcaaagcagtggttGAGAAGTCTGTCCACAGGGTCAATCCGTACATGGGAGGAAATGACGACCAAGTTCTTAGAAAAATATTTCTCTGCCGCTAAGACTGGACGAATGAGGAAAGAGATTCACAATTTTAGCCAAGGTGATGGGGAGACAGTGTTTGAG GACTTTTGGGACGGTTTAAACCCGTCATCAAGGAGATTGCTGAATAGTACAGTTGCAGGCCCTCTGATGAAAAAGACTCCTGAAGAGATTGTCACTCTTCTTAATGAACTATCTGAAGACGCTGAACAATGGTCCACTGATCAAGGGGACCGAAAAAGATCAGCAGGGGTGCACCAA GGACACCTGACACATCAGTGTCAAGCTACAGCTGAGGAAGTCAACGCTGTAGGGAACATCAATAGAGGCAGCTACCAAGGAGGTGGTAATTTCAATTCTATGGGACAGAGACATCCAGGGTTCTCATGGAGTTCTTCAACTGGTAGTTTGAACTCATGGCAGCAACAAAATCTCAGAGCACCAGTGCAAGGACCTCCTGGTTTCCAAACTCAACAGTGGCAACCATACCAACCTCCACAGCCCAACAACTCAAGTTTAGAAGATCTAATAAAGATATTTATAAATAGATCCGACGAGAAACTTGAGACTCAAGGGACTGCTATCAGGGAGCAAGTCACAACCATCCGGAATCTGGAAAGCCAAATAGGGCAGCTTGATACATTGTTATCAGAAAGGGCACCAAGGACATTGCTGGTAGACACtgaaaaaaattcaaaagagGCAATCAAAGTTGCATCTCTCAGGAGTGTGAAAACATTAGCAGAGCCAAAGGCAAAACCAAGGGATGAGAAGGAGATCAACTCAAACAAGATAGATGAAGAACAGAAAATCGGTGAGTCTTTGCCCAAGGAGAATGTAAGCAGCAAGGGTGTTGATAAGCATAAGGTGAACAACGCAGTTGAGGAAAGCAAGCACATGCCATTGTTACCTTTTCCTCAAAAGATGAAGAGGGAGAAATTAGACAAATGCTTTGGGAAATTCTTGGAGATGCTGAAATAG